The genomic window CCAAGCTCAAATGTTAAGCTTTATAAGGCAATCTGCATAACATTTTTAGCGGTATTTGCAGATCCTCAACTAATTAATACTGTTTGCATCTTTAGAGAGACGATAGTTCTACTTTTAGTAGGATAAGTTGGTGAAAAAATTATGATTGTAAGTTTAAGTCTGTTAGGAGAATAAATTTAATCTTAATCGAAGCAAAAAGGGCAAATATCAATTTGGACAAAAGTCTTGGATACAAAGGGATTATTTAGTAACACAGAGTATTTATGACAGAAAACTTAATCCTTTGATCGAGCGAAACAAAGTAGGGGTAAAGCTTTCAATAAATATTGTCCTACGGATTTGCTAAAACTTATACTCATAGAACATTGACAAACCAACGCTTTATTGATAGGGTCAAAACTTTTAACAGAAGCGAATTTCTAAGTTACACACATATTAGACACAAGTTTTACTAAGAGAAAATAATTATATGTAAAGATTTATGAAATCGTAATAGGATAAAGGAAACAAATCAATTGGAGTTCATTGAGAGATAAATTAAAAACGCATTATTGCCCATTGAAATAATCCACAGGAGTGAATAGAACTGTGAACAGTAATTATATTTCAGTTCGATCCAACTCAAAAGAATTAAACCAACTGCAACTTATAAAAGCGTTGATAGAGCGATCGCCAAACGCCACTTTTTGTGTAGGAATAGAAGGACAATTGCTTTACGTCAATGAGGCAATGTGTAAGTTGACACAATACTCGCGCCAAGAGTTGCTATCAAAGACATTGGCAGATATAGAACCAAGTTTTGAACTCGCTCAATGGTCAAAATGCTGGCAATCTTTACAGCAAAAAGAGCGCCTAAATTTAACTTCTCGCTACAAAGCAAGAAGTGGGAAAATAATTCCGGTAGAACTTATCATCAACTCCGCTCAAGAAGATGGAGATTTTTGTTGCATCTTTGCTAAACAAACTATCGATGATAACTTAGCGCCGAAAGTACAAGAATGCACCACAAAATTACTGGAAACAAACCAATATCTGCGTCAGGAAGTTTCGCAACTAAAACAAAGCCAAAACCAATTAGCTAATTCTGTTTCCTTGCTGCAATCTACTTTAGAATCAACAGCAAATGGCATTGTCGCTCTCAGTTTTACAGGCGAAATTCTTAGCTACAACCAGAAATTTATAGATATGTGGCAAGTTCCCCAAGGAGTAATACTTTCAAAAAAATGCCCCCACAGTCTAAAGTTTTTTGAAAACAAAGTAAAAGATCCGGAAACCTTCCGTAAAGCCGTATGGGAAGCACCAATTCAAGACGATAGTGAGCGCTATGACATTTTAGAACTACTTGATGGTAGAACTTTTGCTCACCACTCAAAGCCGCAATTATTAGAAGGAGAAATTATCGGTAGAGTGTGGAGTATATGGGATATTAGCGAATTTAGCTTGACAATAGAGGCGTTAAAACAAAATGAAAATGGTTTTGCCACCTTAGCAGAAAAAACTGAGGCAATTATTTTTATAATCAGAAACTCACGCCTGTGTTATGTCAATTCGGCAACAGAAGCGATCGCTGGATATACAAAACAAGAGCTATTAACCGAGAAATTTAACTTATCACAGCTAATAGTTCGACTTACGCCTACACAGCAAAATGGTTATCCACAGTATCAAGAAATGAAGCTTGTAACCAAAAATGGTGACACGCGTTGGCTAGCTTGTTCTGTAGGATTACTGGAGTTTGAGGGCAAACCAGCCGAACTTGTAACCGCCATTGATATTACTAATTGCAAAAATGCCGAAGCAGAAGTTAAGCAAGCTTTAGAGCAAGCAAAACAAGTTAGCGAACTAAAAGAGCGTTTTGTTTCCATGTTGTGCCATCAGTTTCGCACACCATTAAACATTGTTTCTTTCTCCGCCGACTTACTAAAACGCCATATTTCCCAATGGAGTGAAGACAAAAAGCTCCCGTATTTGGCGCATATTCAAGTAGCCGTAGAACAACTAGATCGGTTGCTAGAAGAAATCATGACTTTTAGCAAGCTAGAAGTAGCAAAATTAAGTTTTGAGCCTACGGAGATAGATTTAGACCAATTTTGCCGCGATCTGGTGTTGCAGGCTCAATTAGCTAGTAACGATCGCCCGCAGATTGTCTTAATTAATAATTGCGATCGCCAAGTTTACTTAGACAAAAAATTGTTAGAGCCAATTATCACTAATTTGCTCTCGAACGCAACCAAATATTCACCAGCCAATAGCATCGTCAAATTAGAGGTGACGCAAATAGACGCAGAGATCGCTTTTCAAGTTACAGATTGCGGTATCGGCATACCAGAAGGCGACTTCACCCAACTATTCGAGCCATTTTATCGCTGTAGCAATGTTGGCAAATTGCCAGGTACAGGACTTGGATTATCAATGGTGAAAATGCTTGTCGAAGTGCATGGCGGGAATATCTCTGTAGTTAGCCAAATAGGTAAAGGAAGTACATTTACCGTTGTTCTCCCCACATAAAAAATACACACTAAATAACTTAAGTAATTTTATGAGTCAACAATCGTCAGCAAAAATATTAGTAATTGAAGATGATGCAAGTACCCGCAACATCTTTATGGACTGCTTAAACTGCGAAGGTTACTATACCATGGGTGCAGAAGATGGCTTAGAAGGAATTACCCAAGCTCAAAAGCACTTACCTGACTTAGTAATTTGCGATGTTGCCATGCCCAAACTTGACGGTTATGGAGTGCTGACAACCTTACGTCAAAATCCACTTACAGCAATTACTTCGTTTATTTT from Synechocystis sp. PCC 7509 includes these protein-coding regions:
- a CDS encoding PAS domain-containing sensor histidine kinase, translating into MNSNYISVRSNSKELNQLQLIKALIERSPNATFCVGIEGQLLYVNEAMCKLTQYSRQELLSKTLADIEPSFELAQWSKCWQSLQQKERLNLTSRYKARSGKIIPVELIINSAQEDGDFCCIFAKQTIDDNLAPKVQECTTKLLETNQYLRQEVSQLKQSQNQLANSVSLLQSTLESTANGIVALSFTGEILSYNQKFIDMWQVPQGVILSKKCPHSLKFFENKVKDPETFRKAVWEAPIQDDSERYDILELLDGRTFAHHSKPQLLEGEIIGRVWSIWDISEFSLTIEALKQNENGFATLAEKTEAIIFIIRNSRLCYVNSATEAIAGYTKQELLTEKFNLSQLIVRLTPTQQNGYPQYQEMKLVTKNGDTRWLACSVGLLEFEGKPAELVTAIDITNCKNAEAEVKQALEQAKQVSELKERFVSMLCHQFRTPLNIVSFSADLLKRHISQWSEDKKLPYLAHIQVAVEQLDRLLEEIMTFSKLEVAKLSFEPTEIDLDQFCRDLVLQAQLASNDRPQIVLINNCDRQVYLDKKLLEPIITNLLSNATKYSPANSIVKLEVTQIDAEIAFQVTDCGIGIPEGDFTQLFEPFYRCSNVGKLPGTGLGLSMVKMLVEVHGGNISVVSQIGKGSTFTVVLPT